The sequence TGCCGGTTACCATCGGCGTTCACGCAATCTCGTTTCTGGTGTTCGCCGGCATCCTGGCCTTTACCATCAATTTGCTCTGGAAAAGGCTTTCCCCGCCGCTGTATTCCATAAAAAAAGACATCGTGAGGATTGCCGGCGGTGATCTTGCGAGCGAGGTCAGTCTCAGCAAGGACGAAGAGTTTCAACGCCTGGCCACGGACCTGGATAATATGCGGAGAGGAATGCGGGAAAAGATCGTCCGGCTCAAGGAACAGCAGGCAATGCTGTCTTCCGCGGCCGACGAGCTCGTCAGATCAACCCTTGGCGGGAATCCGTCCTTGTCTTCCGCGGCGACGCTCCAGGCCGCCGTTGAACGCATGAAGCGGGATGTCCAGATTTTCCACTATTGATCCTGTGTCGCTGCCATTCCTGCGGCAGTGCTCTGAAGGTGAGGGTAAAATTCTTTTATGAGAAGAGTCGGGTTCGCCACCGATGAAGTCTTCCTGCGCCACGAGCCGCCGGTCTGGCATCCCGACTCGAAAGACCGGCTCATGTCCATTAACACCATTCTCAAAAACTCCAGCCTCTGGCCGGACCTGGTGCCCCTGAAGCCGCGCAGGGCAGGATATGATGACATTGCCCGCGTGCATACGCGCGAGTATATCGAGAAGATCAAAAACTTCGGAGCAGGAGAGCTGGACCCGGACACGTATCTGTCAGCGGGAAGTCTCGAGGCGGCGCTCCACGCGGCGGGCGCGGTCATGGAGGCGGTGGACCAGTGTCTGAAGGGAACCATCGAGCGCGCGTTCTGCGCGGTACGGCCTCCCGGACACCACGCCGAGGCGGACCAGGGCATGGGGTTCTGCATCTTCAACAACATCGCGGTCGGCGCCCGGTACGCCCTGACCCAGGGGTATGAGCGCGTGTTCATCATCGATTTCGACGCGCACCACGGCAATGGAACGCAGCACATCTTCGAAGAAGATGATGCGGTCTTCTACTTCAGCACGCACCAGCACCCGTACTATCCCGATACGGGCAAGGACATGGAGCGGGGCAGGGGCAGGGGCGAGGGCTTCACGTACAACATGCCGATCGCGGCGGGTTCGGGCAATAAAGATTATATCTACGTATATCAAAATATTCTTCCCAGCCTTATCCACCGGTTCAATCCTGACATGATCCTCGTGTCCGCCGGCTACGACATCCATGTGAACGACCCCCACGCCAACATCCGCGTCACGCACGAAGGCATCCGGGCGATCGTCCGCAGCATCCTGCATTCCTATTCCTGCGCGTCCTGTCCGGTGGTGTTCGTGCTCGAAGGCGGATATGATCTTCCCTCGCTCTGCGATTCGGTGCAGATCACGATCGAGGAAATGCTGAAGGATTAGGAATGAAGAACAGCCAATTGTAAATGCTTTCACATCGTGATAGCATATCTATCACATTATGAATCAAAGTTATAAACCAAGTTGTGTATTCCGGAGCGGAAGTGAAACAACTCGGGCAAAATATCTATGCCGTGCCTTCGTATCATATGTGAGTTTGGTTGAGAGGTGTATAGTGTCCTTCCTGAAATGTGATATTTGAGGAAGATATTAAGAGCTACAGATTTCATCTTGTAATTAATGACGACAAGCTAATAGATATAATAAAACACTGGGGGGTAGAGTAAGCAGGTAAGTGGCGCACTAAAAATATCAACGTCTCCTGCGCTCTTGATGTCATGACCCTACGATCACCCGTCCCCATCTCTTTTCTGGACATTT comes from Nitrospirota bacterium and encodes:
- a CDS encoding methyl-accepting chemotaxis protein, with protein sequence MLFDNRRIYFINKDFQSRFILRFVAVATIWAAATIMLFAYLAGKRLEAIRYSSHIDIKTMSELLLPVTIGVHAISFLVFAGILAFTINLLWKRLSPPLYSIKKDIVRIAGGDLASEVSLSKDEEFQRLATDLDNMRRGMREKIVRLKEQQAMLSSAADELVRSTLGGNPSLSSAATLQAAVERMKRDVQIFHY
- a CDS encoding histone deacetylase, with translation MRRVGFATDEVFLRHEPPVWHPDSKDRLMSINTILKNSSLWPDLVPLKPRRAGYDDIARVHTREYIEKIKNFGAGELDPDTYLSAGSLEAALHAAGAVMEAVDQCLKGTIERAFCAVRPPGHHAEADQGMGFCIFNNIAVGARYALTQGYERVFIIDFDAHHGNGTQHIFEEDDAVFYFSTHQHPYYPDTGKDMERGRGRGEGFTYNMPIAAGSGNKDYIYVYQNILPSLIHRFNPDMILVSAGYDIHVNDPHANIRVTHEGIRAIVRSILHSYSCASCPVVFVLEGGYDLPSLCDSVQITIEEMLKD